The following are encoded in a window of Gossypium raimondii isolate GPD5lz chromosome 13, ASM2569854v1, whole genome shotgun sequence genomic DNA:
- the LOC105782946 gene encoding transcription repressor OFP3, whose amino-acid sequence MGNYRFRFSDMIPNAWFYKLKDMNKTRTHHSNQKKPPTSQTHHNSKPRHFTSEPFKAARLHVEASGDPPRKSLKRRDRRRAVYKPSPRAISSASAGFSHHAIPILNNSAHHYSLSPFGSYPESSNSEDDEFLAPPPSTSYNCQLSSSTTDIIIDMHNTSKFDAISELELPPILTKLPKSNHKADECTKLMTSSSPRSSPLVRKSLGTPGIKLRANSPKIASKKIQAAYARKSMSPCRYLKFRNRSIAESLAVVKSSLDPQRDFRNSMVEMIVENNIRSSKELEDLLACYLSLNSNQYHDLIIKAFEQIWLDMTNLRL is encoded by the coding sequence ATGGGTAATTACAGGTTCAGGTTCTCAGATATGATACCAAATGCCTGGTTTTACAAGCTCAAAGACATGAACAAAACCCGAACACATCACAGCAACCAAAAGAAACCTCCCACATCACAAACACACCACAATTCCAAGCCTAGGCACTTCACCTCGGAACCTTTCAAAGCTGCCAGATTACATGTCGAAGCCTCCGGCGATCCACCAAGAAAATCATTGAAGAGAAGAGACAGAAGAAGAGCAGTTTACAAGCCTTCTCCCAGAGCCATCTCATCTGCGTCTGCTGGTTTCAGCCACCATGCCATACCCATACTTAACAACTCTGCTCATCACTATTCTCTTTCTCCATTTGGGAGTTACCCTGAATCATCCAACTCAGAGGATGATGAATTTTTGGCTCCTCCACCCTCCACTTCTTACAATTGTCAACTTAGTTCTTCCACTACTGATATCATCATCGACATGCATAACACAAGCAAATTCGACGCAATATCTGAACTTGAGCTTCCTCCAATATTGACAAAGCTACCAAAGTCCAATCATAAGGCAGATGAATGCACCAAGTTGATGACGAGTTCATCTCCCAGAAGTAGTCCTCTGGTGAGAAAGTCACTTGGTACTCCTGGAATAAAGCTTCGGGCCAATTCTCCAAAAATTGCAAGCAAGAAGATTCAAGCTGCTTATGCGCGAAAGAGCATGTCACCTTGTAGGTACTTAAAGTTTAGGAATAGGAGCATTGCAGAAAGTCTTGCAGTCGTCAAGTCTTCGCTGGATCCACAGAGAGACTTCAGGAATTCTATGGTTGAGATGATTGTGGAGAATAACATTAGGAGTTCAAAGGAACTAGAAGATCTTCTtgcttgttatctttctcttaaTTCTAATCAATACCACGATCTTATCATTAAAGCTTTCGAGCAAATCTGGCTTGATATGACCAACCTACGCTTGTAA